GAATGAGAGAACCGAATAGAAGGAATACCAGAAGCGCTACCAGAAGGGCGCGGCGGAGACGCCTTTCGCTCTCAGCTTCTCTGGCCCATGGCATGAGTGCGACACGATAGGGAAAGGCCGGCATCTCCCGCTCCAGGACGAACTCTTCCTTGCGTTGTTCTTCCCGGTCATAGGCGTCACGCACCTCTTCCTCCAGGAAATACAGGTCGTCCAGACGCTGCTTGATCTGCCCCTGGAGAGATCGCTGCTTTTCCAGGATCTCCCTGTTTTCCTCCTCGAAGCTGGCAATGCGGGCTCTCACTTTTTCCAGCTGCCTGGAGGGGTCCCTGGCTTCGGGAATCTCTTCCCAGAAGAGTCCGTCCGCCTCCATTTCCCCGAGCTTATCGAGTGCGTCGCACACATCACGCAAGGTATCGAATCGCTCTTTATCAGCGGAAAAGGTGTTGAGCTCCCCCTCTACAGCGCGAAGCTCACCTTTGAGCGTCTCCAGTTTTTGCCGCACCTGCTCGATCTGAGCTTCCAGTGGCGCGAGTTCCTGTTCTAAAATGGAAGTATTCACGGCATCCCCACTAGCCCTGAGTGGCCTTCTGGATGACGGCGAGGGAGATCCTTCCGTATCCAGAGCCAGTACAGGTTGACATTATTCTCTTGAGCACACTGAACGGAATCGATCTGTCGGCAAGGACAGTCACCTCTTTGCTTTCAGCCACCGTCTTGGTGCTTATCCCTATGATATTGCTTTCCAGGTGCTTGAGCCTCTCCGCTATCTCCATGATCGGCCCCACACCGTTGCCGAGCAGCTCAGCAGTGTCGATCACTTTTTCACCCTGAACCAGCACCATTTCGGGGCTGACCATGATCATCACCGTTTCCCTCGGTTTGGTCTCTACGACCGAATTGGGCAGCTCGATCTGTTTTGGCGCTTCCATGACATCGCCGCCGTAAGAGTGGAAAAGCAGGAAGAACACCAGGATGGTGAAAACGTCCATAAGAGGTGTCAGGTTAAGGCCTTTGCCTTTTCTCTTCTGGCTGCGGGCCATGCGTTTCATGCGTCGGCTGCTTCTCATGGCGCGTCTCCTATGGATATGTTGGGGAAGAGAACTATTTTCTGAACCTCTTCGCTCCCTTCCTCATGAATTTCGGCGCCACGGACCGCATCCATGATCCGGATCAGGTAGTCGTACTCGATATCCGGTTCCATCAGGATCGTCGCATCATCCTTTTCAGGGTACAGGGCCTTCAGGCGCGTCATGACCTCGAAAAGCATAGGCATGTTGTATTCACCGTTTTCCTTCGGGATGGAGGCTTCCACCGACTGACCATTCCCGATCTCCAGTCCCGCCTTGCGGACGATGACCTCGATAGCGAAATTCGGCGTGCGCTCCGCAGCTTGAGCTGCACTGGTCGGAACGGTCAACTCCATGATCGTGACGCGCGAAAAAACGGCGCTTATGAGCAGAAAAGGTATCAGGACCACCATCAGGTTCAGGAAAGTCGTGACATCCAGAGGTGGTGTTTCCGCCCTTCTCTTCTTAAAGTTACGTCGTCTCATGACGATCAGCTCCCATCAAATTGGCGTATGGCGAAATTGGAGATGTTGTTGAGCACCTTTACCGATGCCATCTCCAGGTTGTCTACGATGTGACCCGTGGTGGAGGTCAGCATGGAATGGAAAAGCAGAAGGGGGATCGCCGACATCAGCCCGAAGGCTGTTGTGTTCATGGCCACGGAGATGCTGGCAGACAGCAGGTCGGCCTTCTCGGCGGGGTTCGCGTTGGCGACGGCCGTGAAAGCCTCGATCAGCCCCATGATCGTCCCGAGCAATCCCAGCAGGGTGGCGATGTTGGCGAGCAGAGCCACGTACGGCGTACGTTTTTCCAACTGGGGAATGATCTCCATCAGGCTCTCTTCCATGGCGATCTCGATGTCATCGCGCCGCCGAACCGCACCCTGGCGCACCAACCCCATCTCGAGCATCTTCGACATGTTGGATTTGTCCTTGTTGACCATCTCCCGGGCTTTGTCGAAATCGCCCTTTGCCAGTACGGGCTGCAGCGCGTCCCACATCCTGCTGTTGGAGTAATCGGTGCGCTTCAGTTCGATCCAGCGCTCGACGGTAATGGCAATACCGACCGCGAACACCAGCAGAATGGGGTACATGAACAGCCCCCCTTTCTGGAAAAACGCCACTAGCGAATAGAATCCCATCTTCTTCCTCCTCTCTCGATTGGTAGGGTCGCAAAAAGTCCGTTATCGGCTTTTTGCTCCTCGGAAAGGAAAAAACGTGGTTTCCCCTTTCCTCACGAATCAATGCCTGACATTCACAGTCATTGATTCGGGCGCCCCCGACGGGGCGCTTTGATGACTTTTTACTAAGTCATTTGTTGGTGCTGATTTGGTAAAATTCGATCTGACGCTTGAAAACTTCCCGGTCCACCGGGACGTCGCCCTCGCTGAACATCGTGTCCAGGCTTGTCTGAACACCGATCTCCGAACTCTTCCACGGGACGATGTAGAGAGACTTCGGGGCCTCTTCGTTACCGACGATGGACATGCCGGACATCTCCTTGGCCTCCGCTTCCCGGTCCAACTTCGGCTCCCGGACGGCGGCCTGTTCGTCCACGCCCTTTTCCCCGGCCATGGCCATAGAGACCGGTGACAGGAGCATGCACAGGCAAAGAACCAATATGCGAACCATCATTCTCCTCCTTCATCGTGTCCAAGCCGGGCGCGCAGATCCGCGACCCACAGTTTCACCTGCTCAGCTTCCGGGTTGGCTTCGCTGTAAATTTCATAATGCTCGAGGGCACAGGCAGGATCGCCCAGGTATAGATCGCAAAGGATCCCCAGGTTCCTTTGCACCGGGTAGTAGTCCGGAAAGCGCGCAATCGCCTTTTCATACACCGCCCGCGCCTCGGCAAACCGTCCGGTCTGGCGGTACAAAAGACCGTATTCATTGGATGCCACCGGGTGCCCGGGGAACAGCTCAAGCGCCGCCTTGAGGTTCTCCTCGGCCTGCTCAAGCCTGCCGGTGCGCCCATAGGCGATGGCAAGGTCGATATAAGGCGCCGTGACGCCCGGTGACCTGGCGATGACCTTTTCAAGAAGGGCAATGGCCCTGTCGTAGTCCTCATCCTTCAGCAGGGTGACCGCGCGATCAAAGTCTTCTTGCAGCTCCACATCCGTTTGGAGGCCCTCTGTGATGACGAAGCCTTCCCGGCCGTTATCGAGTCTCTCGACAGTCGGTTCCATCGGGAGTTTCTCCTCAACCTCCACGCTGGGTGGGGGGACAGCGGGTAGCAGGACCTGCTCTTTCGGGGTGGTCACACAGCCGCCGAGAACGGACAGCAGCAGCGCCAGAACGAGGAGCCCGGCGCATGCTCCTGTTTTACATCTTCGCAAGGTTGTCCGCTCCGTATACTGCATCATTGGCTCCTTGCCGCCTGGTCCGTTCCTGCAAGGGAGCTCTCGGGCTCACTTTGACCAGGCTCGTCTGTTTCCGGCTCCACAACAGGATCGGGGTCTTCACCCGGAGCGGATTCCCCGGGTTGGGCATTCACATCAGGACCGGGTTCCTCATCCTGAGCAGTCTGAACAGTTTCGTCCTCCGTATCAGGATCGGACTCTCCACTCTGAGCGGGTTTAACGGTTTCGACCTCCGTGACCGATCCGGGCTCTTCTGCCTGACCGGGTACCGCAGGTCGGGGCTCTTCGGTTGTGGAAATTTGAGAATCGATCAGCGCCGGTCGATTAATTGCGAATATGTAGGTCCGAAGAGAACTCATGATGCCGCTGGCCTCTTCCGGCTTGTCATAGCGGGCGGGTACGGTTTCGGCCAGCCTCTGGAGGCCCTTTTCGATCCACTCGTTGTAGACCCCGAGGGGGATCAGCTTGAGATTACTCTCGTGGACATCGATGGCCTTCTCTTCGAAGGGATAGGCTTCCTCCTCGAGGGCCAGATCATACTGTTCCATCTCCAGGGGACTTAAGCCCTCCGGACGCTCCGATGTCATCAGGGCCCTGCTGAAGTGAGAGTAGATCTCGGCAAGGTAGAAGGTGGCCGCGGCCGTGACCTCCCCGATCCCGTAATCCACGAGCCGTCCGAGATCCTCAGTCGCCGTCTTCATCAGTTCGCGCTTTAAACGAAGGTTGTCCTCCAGGGGTTCCACCAGCTTGACGGCCGTGAACTTGTCGAAGACATTGATAGCCAGTACCAGCGCGGCCTGTGCGGCGATATATCTCGTCCGCGGGGTCTGCGCGCTTCCGGCCGCGGCGTCGATGGCCACGATCATTTCAAGTTCCGTAAGGTAAGCTTCACGCTCGCCCTGCGCCCCGAGTATCCCGGCGATCTTGTTGCGCGTCTCCAGATTAACCTCCACCGGCTGGGGGAAATACTCCACATAACGCCGGTAGACCTCCAGGGCCCGGGTCGTGCTGCCATCTTCCTCGTGCAATCGGGCCGCGACCAGGAGGGCCTCACGCCTGATCTCGTCATCTTCAGATTCCCTTTCGACACGTTCATATTCGTTGGCCGCGAAGGAGAGCTGGTTGTTTTTCTCGTAGACATAGGCGAGCTTCTTGGTCACTTCAGACTGCAATGTGCTGTCAGGGAAGTCGCCGCGGAATTTTTCCAGCACTGTGACAGCAGCCTCCCAGTCCTGGAGCTGGATCAGGGCCGCGGCGGCATCATATTCGGCTGTCGGCCTGATCGTAGAACCCGGTGCCGCGCGTCCCACCCGCAGGAAATGATCTGCCGCAGCGCGGTAATCCTGGGCGGCATCGGCCTGTTCCCCCTGCTTGTAGATCGATGCCGCGAGATTGTTGGTCAGGGTGCGGCGTGTCTCGTCTTCTCCGGGCAGCAGTGCCAGCACGTTCAGGTAAGAGCTCTCGGCTTCGCTGTAGAGCGAAAGTTCGTATGAGGAATGGGCGGCGACCAGCCATGCTTCACGGACCACCTCGACATCAGTGTCAGGAAACATCTCGATGAGCCTTCTCGCGGCGGCGAGGGCCTGTTTGTATTCTTTCATGTCGTAGAGGTCATCGGCGGCGGCCCCGAGGACGATCGCGGCCTTTTCGTGATCAGGGAAGGTGTCGGCAAATTTCAGCGAACTGCGGACGACCTCCCGCCTGGTCTCATCTTCATCTGCCGGCGCTGCGGCGCCGAGCAGTTCACGGTATACCGCGACGGCCGCGTAACCGGCTTGAGAGGATTTACCGTGGGTCGGGTATTCATACGCGGTCTTCTCGAACTGGACAGCGGCGGCGGCGAGCGACCGGTTTTCCAGCAGCAGGTCCGCCATTTGGAAGCTGATGACGGGCGATTCGAGGTCCGCGGGGAACGAGGCCAGGAACTCCTGGTACCAGAGCAGGGCCTCTTCGAAATTCGCCGGCTTGTCTTCGGCCTGATTCGGATCCTGGTAACAGGCATGATAGTGATTCCCAAGGTCCGTCAGGTTGGTCTTTAATAGACCCAGAACGTCCGGACGATCACCCGGTTTGAAATAATTCCAGTATCCGGCATTCAGGCCGTAGCTCCTGGCGAATTTCTTTTTGGAGTCGAGGACGAGACTGGGAAACCCTCCGGCGGCCTGGATCTCGATAACCCGCATCTGGAAGTTTGGCGCCATCTTGTGCTGCGGGTTGCGGTCCACAAAGGCGTTGTAAGAAGCGGCGGCGTCGGCGTAACGGCGCTTGTCGAGGTAGAATTCGCCGAGGTTGCTGTATATCTTGTCTTCGTAACTGCGCTTGCCGTGGTTGGAGAAGTATTGAACCGCGGAATCAGCCCCTCCGAGGTTGGAAAAGCTCAAACTGATCACACGGAAGGTGTCGTCTGTCCGCTTCCTTTCCTGCTCGTCCCCGGTATTTTCAAAGTCGTATCCTTTTGAGACCTTGTGATCCATTAACGCGATGAACCGGTTCAGGGCGTCCTCATAAAGTTCCTGCTTGTAGAAAGTCCAGCCCAGTTTATACAGCGCGAGTTCGTAGAATGAGGAACCTTCCCCTGTGTCCACGATGCTCTGATAAGCGTCCTCGGCATCCAGGTAACGCTTGTACGCAAAGAAGGATTCAGCCCGCCGGAACTGCACTTCGTCCATATTTCGAGAACCGGGGTATTCGCGGACCATCCGGTCCATGACCGCCATGGCTTTTTCGATCTCCCCCAGTTCCTCATAGGCGCGGGACATCTGGTACAGCACCTGGTCGTTACGCTCGTAATGGGGGTAATCGCTCAGCAGCTTCTCGTAAAGGGCAACGGCATCACGAGTCTCCGCCCTTTCGAGATCGGAGGCGGCACGTGCGGTGCTGTCCGGCAGTGAGCTCAGAGTTGACCGTTTTTCAAACTCGGCCTCGGATTCACCGTGAACGGAACGGGCCGCCATTGGCTCATCGGAGGTCTTCTTTCCGATCGCTGCGGCCTGGGGAAGCTCAATGCGCCCAGGGGCTGGCAGTGCAGACGCCCGCGCGGCAGGTTCGGCGCCCCCGGTGAGGGTGCCGTATTCCTTTTCGAGCTTAAGGTCGGCCAGACGGCGGAGGGCCTCGGGCTTCAGTTCGGAGTCCGGCGTATCTTCTAAAAAACGCTGATAACTGAGCATCGCCTTGTCCAGACCGCCTTCGATCCTTTCTTCCCTGATCTGGACGGTCTGATCGCGCAGCGTGGCGATGGTGGTGGTGTCTTTGGGACTGACCGTTGAACAGGCCGCCAGCGCCAGAGGAAGGACCAATATGAAAAGAAGTCGCCGGTTCATTTACTCGTCCTTTTCCTGGCCCTGGGCCCTGATGGCGCGGTCATAGCTGTCCGCCATGGCAAATCGCGCCTTGATCTGGAAATCGGTAAGACGCTCGAGACGCATCGTGAGTTCGGCAACAGCCATTGTTTCGAGCATATTGCCCTGACGTGCCATCAGTTCATCCACCCTTTCCCTGGCCTTTCCCATCGCGAGCCTCTGGCGGCCGACTCGCTCGACGTAGCCTTCGTAGCTCTGGGTCGCGGCCTGGCGAGTGCGCACAAAGGCGTCGTACTGCCTTTTCAGGATATCCACTTCGCGGTTTAAGTCGCGAAGATGTTTAAAGGCATCGGTGAAGCGGCGATCGTACTCCGTATAGACATTCCAGTGCAGCACCCCCTTCAGACGCTTGATGCGGGGCCGGGCTCCGCTGGGCACAGCCGTGTCATAGATACTCAGCTTCCGTTCCAGAAGATCAATGCGTTCACCGATGATCCGTTCCCGGGCGGTGGCCAGGTAATCGGGTCTCGGGACCACCAGCATGGCCTTCAGCCTCTGTTCGATACGGTCGCGCTGCTCAAGGCGCAGGCGCATCTGCGAGTCGAGCCGCCGGAACTGGCGGTCGATATCAGGAAGCAGCGGCTCGTAGTAAGCACGGCGCTTTTGGATAATCTCCTCGAAAGCGTCCAGGTCACTTTCCCAGCCCTGCAGCTTCCGGCTAAGCTGGGTAAGGTCGAGATAGTTTTTGAGGGACTCCTGGAAATCGTGGGAGGCCATGAGGTCAAGCAGGTAGTAGGTCTCGGGCGTGTCGGGAAGTTCGCGCAGCCGGACGACCCAGTCGGCATCCAGCTTCCGTTCTTCCCGCACCAGGGCCTTGAGGAAGCGGCCTTCCCGGATACTCCTTATAGAGGCCCCCAGCTTGTCGATCTCGGCGTCAAACTTCTCCAGGGACCTGCCATAAACCACCGCCGCTTTGCTGCTCACGTTCAACCTGCCATAGGCATAGGGAACGGCGAGCATGGCTTCCTGCACCGAGGCATCGGTGACTTCCCTCGTCACCAGGACGCTCCAGGGCACCAGGGCCCTTTCGAAGCGGCCCCGGAAGGCATCCGCCCATCCGGAGCCCAGCAGCGCCCTGTTGGAAAAGGGACCGGTAAGACGCACCCGGTCGAGCACCAGCTTGGCTCCCTCGTAATCCTTTTCGCCTAACAGCTTTGACCCGAGGACGAGGTTGGCCTTGTCCTTGATTGCCAGAGTGAGTTCATCGCCGGTTTCGATCTGGCCGGTGCGGTCAAGATACCGGCGCCCTTCGGGTTCCTTTCCATCGCCGATCAGCGCAATGCCGAGGTTATAGGAGGCAAAACCTTCGAGCCCTTTAACCACCACAAGGCCCCTGAGAATACCGGCGGCTTCGGCAAATCGGCCGTTGGCCATATGGATCTGGGCCCGC
Above is a window of bacterium DNA encoding:
- a CDS encoding biopolymer transporter ExbD; the protein is MRSSRRMKRMARSQKRKGKGLNLTPLMDVFTILVFFLLFHSYGGDVMEAPKQIELPNSVVETKPRETVMIMVSPEMVLVQGEKVIDTAELLGNGVGPIMEIAERLKHLESNIIGISTKTVAESKEVTVLADRSIPFSVLKRIMSTCTGSGYGRISLAVIQKATQG
- a CDS encoding biopolymer transporter ExbD; this encodes MRRRNFKKRRAETPPLDVTTFLNLMVVLIPFLLISAVFSRVTIMELTVPTSAAQAAERTPNFAIEVIVRKAGLEIGNGQSVEASIPKENGEYNMPMLFEVMTRLKALYPEKDDATILMEPDIEYDYLIRIMDAVRGAEIHEEGSEEVQKIVLFPNISIGDAP
- a CDS encoding MotA/TolQ/ExbB proton channel family protein encodes the protein MGFYSLVAFFQKGGLFMYPILLVFAVGIAITVERWIELKRTDYSNSRMWDALQPVLAKGDFDKAREMVNKDKSNMSKMLEMGLVRQGAVRRRDDIEIAMEESLMEIIPQLEKRTPYVALLANIATLLGLLGTIMGLIEAFTAVANANPAEKADLLSASISVAMNTTAFGLMSAIPLLLFHSMLTSTTGHIVDNLEMASVKVLNNISNFAIRQFDGS
- a CDS encoding tetratricopeptide repeat protein, with amino-acid sequence MMQYTERTTLRRCKTGACAGLLVLALLLSVLGGCVTTPKEQVLLPAVPPPSVEVEEKLPMEPTVERLDNGREGFVITEGLQTDVELQEDFDRAVTLLKDEDYDRAIALLEKVIARSPGVTAPYIDLAIAYGRTGRLEQAEENLKAALELFPGHPVASNEYGLLYRQTGRFAEARAVYEKAIARFPDYYPVQRNLGILCDLYLGDPACALEHYEIYSEANPEAEQVKLWVADLRARLGHDEGGE
- a CDS encoding tetratricopeptide repeat protein, whose translation is MNRRLLFILVLPLALAACSTVSPKDTTTIATLRDQTVQIREERIEGGLDKAMLSYQRFLEDTPDSELKPEALRRLADLKLEKEYGTLTGGAEPAARASALPAPGRIELPQAAAIGKKTSDEPMAARSVHGESEAEFEKRSTLSSLPDSTARAASDLERAETRDAVALYEKLLSDYPHYERNDQVLYQMSRAYEELGEIEKAMAVMDRMVREYPGSRNMDEVQFRRAESFFAYKRYLDAEDAYQSIVDTGEGSSFYELALYKLGWTFYKQELYEDALNRFIALMDHKVSKGYDFENTGDEQERKRTDDTFRVISLSFSNLGGADSAVQYFSNHGKRSYEDKIYSNLGEFYLDKRRYADAAASYNAFVDRNPQHKMAPNFQMRVIEIQAAGGFPSLVLDSKKKFARSYGLNAGYWNYFKPGDRPDVLGLLKTNLTDLGNHYHACYQDPNQAEDKPANFEEALLWYQEFLASFPADLESPVISFQMADLLLENRSLAAAAVQFEKTAYEYPTHGKSSQAGYAAVAVYRELLGAAAPADEDETRREVVRSSLKFADTFPDHEKAAIVLGAAADDLYDMKEYKQALAAARRLIEMFPDTDVEVVREAWLVAAHSSYELSLYSEAESSYLNVLALLPGEDETRRTLTNNLAASIYKQGEQADAAQDYRAAADHFLRVGRAAPGSTIRPTAEYDAAAALIQLQDWEAAVTVLEKFRGDFPDSTLQSEVTKKLAYVYEKNNQLSFAANEYERVERESEDDEIRREALLVAARLHEEDGSTTRALEVYRRYVEYFPQPVEVNLETRNKIAGILGAQGEREAYLTELEMIVAIDAAAGSAQTPRTRYIAAQAALVLAINVFDKFTAVKLVEPLEDNLRLKRELMKTATEDLGRLVDYGIGEVTAAATFYLAEIYSHFSRALMTSERPEGLSPLEMEQYDLALEEEAYPFEEKAIDVHESNLKLIPLGVYNEWIEKGLQRLAETVPARYDKPEEASGIMSSLRTYIFAINRPALIDSQISTTEEPRPAVPGQAEEPGSVTEVETVKPAQSGESDPDTEDETVQTAQDEEPGPDVNAQPGESAPGEDPDPVVEPETDEPGQSEPESSLAGTDQAARSQ